One region of Cyanobium sp. M30B3 genomic DNA includes:
- a CDS encoding superoxide dismutase, translating into MADRFPCSWSWHRTLLASLLLLVAPLLLAAQPAWAFALPPLPYPPDALEPVIDARTMGLHHDRHHAGYVKALNGAVAADPALAELSLEQLLQRAPRLPEVVRNNAGGHWNHSQFWTAMAPLGAGGSPSPQLVAAVEASFGSLDALREQFSAAATGRFGSGWAWLILRPDGRLAVTTSPNQDNPLMPLRGQERGTPLLGLDVWEHAYYLQYQNRRPDYIEAWWSLLNWEELNRRFATATA; encoded by the coding sequence ATGGCTGACCGGTTTCCGTGTTCCTGGTCCTGGCACCGGACGCTGCTGGCTTCCCTGCTGTTGCTGGTGGCCCCTTTGCTGCTGGCGGCGCAGCCGGCCTGGGCCTTTGCCCTGCCGCCGCTGCCCTATCCGCCGGATGCCCTGGAGCCGGTGATCGACGCCCGCACCATGGGCCTGCACCACGATCGCCACCATGCCGGCTACGTGAAGGCCCTCAATGGGGCCGTGGCCGCCGATCCGGCACTGGCTGAGCTGTCGCTGGAGCAGCTGCTGCAGCGGGCACCGCGGCTTCCCGAGGTGGTGCGCAACAACGCCGGCGGGCACTGGAATCACAGCCAGTTCTGGACGGCGATGGCGCCCCTGGGTGCGGGCGGCAGCCCTTCGCCGCAACTCGTGGCCGCTGTCGAGGCCAGCTTCGGCTCGCTGGATGCCCTGCGCGAGCAATTCAGCGCCGCCGCCACCGGTCGCTTCGGCTCCGGCTGGGCCTGGCTGATCCTCAGGCCCGATGGCCGCCTGGCCGTGACCACCAGCCCCAACCAGGACAATCCCCTGATGCCCCTGCGGGGCCAGGAGCGGGGCACACCCCTGCTGGGGCTGGATGTGTGGGAGCACGCCTATTACCTCCAGTACCAGAACCGGCGGCCCGATTACATCGAGGCCTGGTGGTCACTGCTGAACTGGGAGGAACTGAACCGGCGCTTCGCCACCGCCACGGCTTGA
- a CDS encoding flavin reductase, translating into MAPTLNAAAKKTLLRKIPHGVFICGVAEGEEVNGFTASWVTQGSFEPPLVVMAVRADSTSNGMIQRTGRFSLNVLKADQKDLAAVFFKPQKGVGGRFDAAPFSLGELGLPVLDDAVGAVECELVGQVAHGDHTVFVGEVKTATLHADGPALELGATGWQYGG; encoded by the coding sequence ATGGCCCCCACCCTGAACGCCGCCGCCAAGAAGACCCTGCTGCGCAAGATCCCCCACGGCGTGTTCATCTGCGGTGTGGCCGAGGGCGAGGAGGTGAACGGCTTCACCGCCAGCTGGGTGACCCAGGGCAGCTTCGAGCCGCCGCTGGTGGTGATGGCAGTGCGGGCTGACAGCACCAGCAACGGCATGATCCAGCGCACAGGCCGCTTCAGCCTCAACGTGCTCAAGGCCGACCAGAAGGACCTGGCGGCCGTGTTCTTCAAGCCCCAGAAGGGGGTGGGTGGCCGCTTCGACGCCGCCCCGTTCAGCCTCGGCGAGCTGGGGCTGCCGGTCCTCGACGATGCTGTGGGGGCGGTGGAGTGCGAGCTGGTGGGTCAGGTGGCCCACGGCGACCACACCGTCTTTGTGGGCGAGGTCAAGACCGCCACCCTGCACGCCGATGGCCCGGCCCTGGAGCTCGGTGCCACCGGCTGGCAATACGGCGGTTGA
- a CDS encoding exonuclease SbcCD subunit D — protein sequence MRLLHTSDWHLGRSFHGASLLDQQEAVLDRIVDLCRQEQVDLVVIAGDLYDRAIPPAPAVALFTDTVRRLRADGAVVVAIAGNHDSHVRVAVYDELLTALGVTVRGDWRRSNEPLLVQPRQGGAPLAVYPLPFLEPLLDGPALAREAGLAEGEGRRHQQVLDLALARIHAHRASHPGQRSLLVAHAFVAGGRSSESERELSVGNLEVVAVPSFAGFDYVALGHLHAAQELDGPRLAYAGSPLPYSFSEEGQQKSVRLVEVDANGLAAVQVIPLEVGRQLRSLEGPLETLLGDPRLEAARECWVQAVLTDDDLPLQAMTRLRQRFPHAVELRHRPGRQEAQATSARTRQIRAARDPLERVLAFYSDQQGRQPSPAEVRLLRQALTAASRGEES from the coding sequence GTGCGCCTGTTGCACACCTCCGACTGGCATCTGGGCCGCAGCTTCCATGGCGCGTCCCTGCTCGACCAGCAGGAGGCGGTGCTGGATCGAATCGTGGATCTCTGCCGCCAGGAGCAGGTGGACCTGGTGGTGATCGCCGGTGATCTCTACGACCGGGCGATTCCCCCCGCTCCGGCGGTGGCCCTGTTCACCGACACCGTGCGGCGGCTGCGGGCCGATGGTGCCGTGGTGGTGGCCATCGCCGGCAACCATGACAGCCACGTGCGGGTGGCGGTATACGACGAGCTGCTCACGGCCCTCGGGGTGACGGTGCGGGGCGACTGGCGCCGCTCCAACGAGCCCTTGCTGGTGCAGCCCCGCCAGGGCGGCGCTCCCCTGGCCGTCTATCCCCTGCCCTTCCTGGAGCCCCTGCTCGATGGCCCGGCCCTGGCCCGGGAGGCGGGCCTGGCGGAGGGGGAGGGCCGGCGCCACCAGCAGGTGCTCGACCTGGCCCTGGCGCGCATCCACGCCCACCGGGCCAGCCATCCCGGCCAGCGCTCCCTGCTGGTGGCCCATGCCTTCGTGGCCGGCGGCCGCAGCTCGGAGTCGGAGCGGGAGCTGTCGGTGGGCAATCTGGAGGTGGTGGCGGTGCCCAGCTTCGCCGGTTTCGACTATGTGGCCCTGGGCCATCTGCACGCCGCCCAGGAGCTGGACGGCCCACGCCTGGCCTATGCCGGCAGCCCCCTGCCCTATTCGTTCTCCGAAGAGGGCCAGCAGAAGAGCGTGCGCCTGGTGGAGGTCGACGCCAACGGCCTGGCCGCCGTGCAGGTGATCCCGCTGGAGGTGGGGCGGCAGCTGCGCAGCCTCGAGGGGCCGCTGGAAACCCTGTTGGGCGATCCCCGGTTGGAGGCGGCGCGGGAGTGCTGGGTGCAGGCGGTGCTCACCGACGACGACCTCCCCCTCCAGGCCATGACCCGGCTGCGCCAGCGCTTCCCCCACGCCGTGGAGCTGCGTCACCGGCCCGGGCGCCAGGAGGCCCAGGCCACCAGTGCCCGCACCCGGCAGATCCGCGCGGCCCGGGATCCCCTGGAGCGGGTTCTGGCCTTCTACAGCGACCAGCAGGGGCGGCAGCCCAGCCCGGCGGAGGTGCGGCTGCTGCGCCAGGCCCTCACGGCGGCTTCGCGGGGCGAGGAGAGCTGA
- the coaD gene encoding pantetheine-phosphate adenylyltransferase: MRALYPGSFDPLTLGHLDLIERAARLFDGVIVAVLQNPGKTPAFSLEQRLQQIRRSTAHLRGVEVGSFDGLTVEYARQSGAGVILRGLRAMSDFEFELQIAHTNHSLAPGVETLFLATAVQHSFLSSSVVKEVARFGGEVGHLVPPGVAEDLTRLFNRSDSPRGING, translated from the coding sequence ATGCGTGCCCTCTACCCCGGCAGCTTCGACCCGCTCACCCTCGGCCACCTCGACCTGATCGAGCGGGCGGCCCGCCTGTTCGATGGCGTGATCGTGGCCGTGTTGCAGAACCCTGGCAAGACGCCGGCCTTCAGCCTCGAGCAACGGCTGCAGCAGATTCGCCGCTCCACCGCTCACCTGCGGGGCGTGGAGGTGGGCAGTTTCGACGGTCTCACCGTGGAATACGCCCGCCAAAGCGGTGCAGGCGTGATCCTGCGGGGCCTGCGGGCGATGAGCGACTTCGAGTTCGAGCTGCAGATCGCCCACACCAACCACAGCCTGGCCCCGGGTGTGGAGACCCTGTTCCTGGCCACCGCCGTGCAGCACAGCTTTCTGAGCAGCTCCGTGGTGAAGGAGGTGGCCCGTTTCGGGGGCGAAGTGGGCCATCTGGTGCCGCCAGGTGTGGCGGAAGACCTGACGAGGCTTTTTAATCGGAGCGACTCACCCCGGGGCATCAATGGCTGA
- the uvrC gene encoding excinuclease ABC subunit UvrC, whose amino-acid sequence MARPWSSVPPAGNTAVDLSIRPLLQQPDRLKARLREVPSEPGCYLMRDADDRILYIGKAKVLRNRVRSYFQSGSGHGHSPRIRLMVRQVCEIEFIVTDSEAEALALEANLIKQNQPHFNVLLKDDKKYPYLCITWSEAYPRIFITRRRRFRSPLDRFYGPYVDVGLLRRTLALVKRVFPLRQRPQPLYRERTCLNYDIGRCPGVCQQKISSDDYHRTLRQVAMVFQGRNEELLQLLQEQMERYAERLDFESAARVRDQLQGLDTLTADQKMSIGDSSVSRDVIALAADGRVAAVQLFQMRAGKLVGRLGYTADADALEPGRILQTVIEEHYSQVEGVEIPPELLVQHPLPQQALIEEWLGELRGRKVKLAVPQRQQKADLIELVVRNASYELQRAQRASEQNLLATEDLAQLLELPSPPRRIEGYDISHIQGSDAVASQVVFIDGLPAKQHYRKYRIRSAAVRAGHSDDFMSMAEVIRRRFRRWAQVKAEGGDLRELRRAAGSALHTGGLNDWPDVVMIDGGKGQLSAVMEALRELDLDQELVVCSLAKQREEVFVPGAKEPLESEADQLGVQLLRRLRDEAHRFAVSFHRQQRGERMTRSRLSDIPGLGPKRIKELLAHFRSIDAIQLASVDTLAAAPGMGPALARQVWEYFHPSDSHPSDSQEGGRGDSDVAVVDGEPYRPVDNGPVPMPMELAS is encoded by the coding sequence ATGGCCCGGCCCTGGAGCTCGGTGCCACCGGCTGGCAATACGGCGGTTGACTTGAGCATCCGGCCCCTGCTGCAGCAACCGGATCGGCTCAAGGCCCGGCTCAGGGAGGTGCCCTCCGAGCCGGGCTGCTATCTGATGCGCGACGCCGACGACCGCATTCTCTACATCGGCAAGGCCAAGGTGCTGCGCAACCGGGTGCGCAGTTACTTCCAGAGCGGCAGCGGCCACGGCCACAGCCCCCGCATCCGGCTGATGGTGCGGCAGGTGTGCGAGATCGAGTTCATCGTCACCGACAGCGAGGCCGAGGCCCTGGCGCTCGAGGCCAACCTGATCAAGCAGAACCAGCCGCACTTCAACGTGCTGCTCAAGGACGACAAGAAATACCCCTATCTCTGCATCACCTGGAGCGAGGCCTACCCGCGCATCTTCATCACCCGGCGCCGCCGCTTCCGCTCCCCCCTCGATCGCTTCTATGGCCCCTATGTGGATGTGGGCCTGCTGCGGCGCACCCTGGCCCTGGTGAAGCGGGTGTTCCCCCTGCGCCAGCGTCCCCAGCCGCTGTACAGGGAGCGCACCTGCCTCAACTACGACATCGGCCGCTGCCCGGGGGTGTGTCAGCAGAAGATCAGCTCGGACGACTACCACCGCACCCTGCGCCAGGTGGCGATGGTGTTCCAGGGCCGCAACGAGGAACTGCTGCAGCTGCTGCAGGAGCAGATGGAGCGCTATGCCGAGCGCCTCGATTTCGAGAGTGCCGCCCGGGTGCGCGACCAGCTCCAGGGCCTCGACACCCTCACCGCCGACCAGAAGATGAGCATCGGCGACAGCTCGGTGAGCCGCGATGTCATCGCCCTGGCGGCGGATGGTCGGGTGGCGGCGGTGCAGCTGTTCCAGATGCGGGCCGGCAAGCTGGTGGGGCGGCTGGGCTACACCGCAGACGCCGATGCCCTGGAGCCGGGCCGCATCCTGCAGACCGTGATCGAGGAGCACTACAGCCAGGTGGAGGGGGTGGAGATCCCGCCCGAGCTGCTGGTGCAGCACCCCTTGCCCCAGCAGGCCCTGATCGAGGAGTGGCTGGGCGAGCTGCGGGGCCGCAAGGTGAAGCTGGCGGTGCCCCAGCGGCAGCAGAAGGCGGATCTGATCGAACTGGTGGTGCGCAACGCCAGCTACGAGCTCCAGCGCGCCCAGCGGGCCAGTGAACAGAACCTGCTGGCCACGGAAGACCTGGCCCAGCTGCTGGAGTTGCCCAGCCCGCCACGGCGGATCGAGGGCTACGACATCAGCCACATCCAGGGCAGCGACGCGGTTGCCTCCCAGGTGGTGTTCATCGATGGGCTGCCGGCCAAGCAGCACTACCGCAAGTACAGGATCCGCAGTGCGGCCGTACGCGCCGGCCACTCCGACGACTTCATGAGCATGGCGGAGGTGATCCGCCGCCGTTTCCGCCGCTGGGCGCAGGTCAAGGCCGAAGGTGGCGATCTGCGGGAGCTGCGCAGGGCAGCGGGCAGCGCCCTGCACACCGGCGGCCTCAACGACTGGCCCGACGTGGTGATGATCGACGGCGGCAAGGGCCAGCTCTCGGCGGTGATGGAGGCCCTGCGGGAGCTGGACCTCGATCAGGAGCTGGTGGTGTGTTCCCTGGCCAAGCAGCGCGAGGAGGTGTTCGTGCCAGGGGCAAAGGAGCCGCTGGAGAGTGAGGCCGACCAGCTGGGGGTGCAGCTGCTGCGCCGCCTGCGCGATGAGGCCCACCGCTTCGCCGTGAGTTTCCACCGCCAGCAGCGCGGTGAGCGCATGACCCGCTCCCGCCTCTCCGACATTCCCGGTCTCGGGCCCAAGCGGATCAAGGAGCTGCTGGCCCACTTCCGCTCGATCGATGCCATCCAGCTGGCCAGCGTCGACACCCTGGCGGCGGCGCCCGGCATGGGACCGGCCCTCGCCCGCCAGGTGTGGGAGTACTTCCATCCAAGCGACAGCCATCCCAGCGACAGCCAGGAGGGTGGTCGGGGCGATTCCGATGTTGCGGTTGTGGATGGGGAGCCCTACCGGCCCGTGGACAATGGCCCTGTTCCCATGCCCATGGAGCTGGCCAGTTGA
- a CDS encoding WbuC family cupin fold metalloprotein, translating to MSTPAQGNDQGEPPEQPQPLLKRLDQALFDAVALQARESPRRRRNHNLHRESDAVQRFLNVLQPGTYVRPHRHLREQEGTGFECFVVLQGEIGLLLLDAQGTVLERLRLQALGPLRGIELAEGQFHTLVALSADAVMFELKQGPYQPTSDKDFLPQFPAEGTAAAADQERRWRALFEPAA from the coding sequence GTGAGCACACCAGCCCAGGGCAACGACCAAGGCGAGCCGCCTGAGCAGCCCCAGCCCCTGCTCAAGCGCCTGGATCAGGCCCTGTTCGATGCCGTGGCCCTGCAGGCCCGGGAGTCGCCCCGCCGGCGCCGGAACCACAACCTGCACCGGGAGAGCGATGCGGTGCAGCGCTTCCTCAATGTGCTGCAGCCCGGCACCTACGTGCGCCCCCATCGCCACCTGCGCGAGCAGGAGGGCACAGGCTTTGAGTGTTTTGTGGTGCTGCAGGGGGAGATCGGCCTGCTGCTGCTCGATGCCCAGGGCACCGTGCTGGAACGTCTGCGGTTGCAGGCCCTGGGTCCCCTGCGGGGGATCGAACTGGCGGAGGGCCAGTTCCACACCCTGGTGGCCCTCTCCGCCGATGCCGTGATGTTCGAACTCAAGCAGGGTCCGTACCAGCCCACCAGCGACAAGGACTTTCTGCCCCAGTTCCCCGCCGAAGGCACGGCCGCCGCCGCCGATCAGGAGCGGCGCTGGCGCGCCCTGTTCGAGCCCGCGGCCTGA
- a CDS encoding cryptochrome/photolyase family protein translates to MRGIWILGDQLSPDHPALQAQEAELGRAGARARCRVLLIESSSVLAWRRYHCQKLVLVWSAMRHFATEMRAAGWTVDHLEAGSFAEALTGWIDQHGISALAVMEPAERPFRQAIERLNLPVPLHWHRSNAFLWSREEFAAWARPYKQLRLELFYREGRRRFGVLMDPAAEPPGSQPLGGQWNYDHDNRKAPPKGVVGPEPLWFEPDAITRAVVAKVERLDAELEQRGEPGLPGLSEPFGWAVTRQQAQAVLEHFIATRLDGFGPYQDAMVGGQPSLWHALLSPYLNLGLLHPLEVIRRLEQAGLERGTPLASLEGVIRQILGWREYTHGLYWWFGPDYPQSNHFAADQPLPVWLEQLGGSGMACMDTVLGELAASGYAHHIQRLMVLANYGLIAGLDPQALTAWFHRMFIDGYDWVMQTNVIGMGLFADGGLLASKPYAASGNYINRMSSYCKGCRYSPKQRTGPQACPFNALYWDFLARHADQLRRNPRMALVMKQLEKLPAEELAAIRVSADQHRAGQPRVATR, encoded by the coding sequence ATGCGCGGCATCTGGATCCTCGGCGACCAGCTCAGCCCCGACCATCCCGCCCTGCAGGCACAGGAGGCTGAGCTTGGGCGGGCAGGGGCCCGCGCCCGCTGCCGGGTGCTGCTGATCGAGAGCAGCTCGGTGCTGGCCTGGCGCCGTTACCACTGCCAGAAGCTGGTGCTGGTATGGAGTGCCATGCGCCACTTCGCGACCGAGATGCGTGCCGCCGGCTGGACGGTGGATCACCTGGAGGCCGGCAGCTTCGCCGAGGCCCTCACGGGCTGGATTGACCAGCACGGCATCAGCGCGCTCGCGGTGATGGAGCCGGCCGAGCGGCCGTTCCGCCAGGCGATTGAACGGCTCAATCTGCCGGTCCCGCTGCACTGGCACCGGTCCAACGCCTTCCTCTGGAGCCGGGAGGAGTTCGCCGCCTGGGCCCGCCCCTACAAGCAGCTGCGCCTGGAGCTCTTCTACCGGGAGGGCCGCCGCCGCTTCGGGGTGCTGATGGATCCCGCCGCCGAACCACCCGGTTCCCAACCCCTGGGCGGCCAGTGGAACTACGACCACGACAACCGCAAGGCGCCACCCAAGGGGGTGGTGGGGCCCGAGCCGCTGTGGTTTGAACCCGACGCCATCACCCGGGCTGTGGTGGCCAAGGTGGAGCGGCTCGATGCGGAGCTGGAGCAGCGGGGTGAGCCCGGCCTGCCGGGCTTGAGCGAGCCCTTCGGCTGGGCGGTGACCCGCCAGCAGGCCCAGGCGGTGCTGGAGCACTTCATCGCCACTCGCCTCGATGGCTTCGGCCCGTATCAAGACGCCATGGTGGGCGGCCAGCCCAGCCTCTGGCATGCCCTGCTGTCGCCCTACCTCAACCTGGGGCTGCTCCATCCCCTGGAGGTGATCCGGCGACTGGAGCAGGCGGGCCTGGAGCGGGGCACGCCGCTGGCCTCGCTGGAGGGGGTGATCCGCCAGATCCTGGGCTGGCGGGAATACACCCACGGCCTCTATTGGTGGTTCGGGCCGGACTACCCCCAGAGCAACCACTTCGCTGCCGATCAGCCCCTTCCGGTTTGGCTGGAGCAACTGGGCGGCAGCGGCATGGCCTGCATGGACACGGTGCTGGGCGAGCTGGCGGCCAGTGGCTACGCCCACCACATCCAGCGGCTGATGGTGCTGGCCAACTACGGCCTGATTGCCGGCCTCGATCCCCAGGCGCTCACCGCCTGGTTCCACCGGATGTTCATCGACGGCTACGACTGGGTGATGCAGACCAACGTGATCGGCATGGGGCTGTTCGCCGATGGCGGCCTGCTGGCCAGCAAGCCCTACGCCGCCAGCGGCAACTACATCAACCGGATGAGCTCCTACTGCAAGGGCTGCCGCTATAGCCCAAAACAGCGCACCGGCCCGCAGGCCTGCCCCTTCAACGCCCTCTACTGGGACTTCCTGGCCCGCCATGCCGATCAGCTGCGCCGCAATCCCCGCATGGCCCTGGTGATGAAGCAGCTGGAGAAACTGCCGGCCGAGGAGCTGGCGGCGATCCGGGTCAGCGCCGACCAGCACAGGGCCGGCCAGCCGAGGGTGGCGACGCGTTAG
- a CDS encoding CPBP family intramembrane metalloprotease — protein MGSVLSRWGLRRWFAWVMGLAMVLGLLPGPQLRASTVGTPADPLPISSDALARQSPWNRPETYPLSLRPPRDRYSPSAEWLGRLILPSAAEAAATPGDWVWIELEQAPADQQTLIGSRRRLRWADNPDLRRIVEAVTVDIRFGANARKLEAAYNVVPSRLNGRNRVGPLQSLAGARPVDDVTVALEGVSLDSTGLRISRPPVQITGRWQALVQLLEAPSEAGGQPDDDRVLVRHFNPASGRFDGAEERIRLPQLPPDRFGRHAFNLSGLVDSPLNQQGWQIQGAPAGDGVFTVQALQPRQITALTPQRQRDGTAASLNHLRVANWSPAESQPGSLHTTALVPDGAVPPGWQVGERALLIHLFGGIGGTQAEPSPLWTTTGHFAFGEAEVVRDTVSGEPRLAIRYHQIYANNPNGIVAGSQHWSAYAGNLQRGWLGSRPFSDVLVPMEPRVLDALALQAEILAARYRSGDGGGVAMVTAATSCVQDSSQALWIAIQQLRQGQAFSDLEAGDQKRLARLATALDRWLTPFGRPRPDWRHNAARSLDGGSGGFESSQKLGDVLLSWNSMLPRRAHDAMAADILRAGLPIWLIRTNQIPSAAPELLPVDPTSLLGHLPVLGTLFNRVLASLLPPFQPGDLGRSLLVLAGYGALALALGVASGFLSLPWQWPPLGEALPRLAKLLLMPALVEELLFRVLLIPHPIEGFPWQPLLGWNALSLGLFVLYHPVAARLWYPQGRALFDDPRFLLQATLLGVACSLAYGFTGSLWPPVLIHWLAVVIWLEPFRGREQLGLAAQAAGSNRARQRRS, from the coding sequence ATGGGCTCAGTGTTGTCCCGCTGGGGACTCCGCCGCTGGTTCGCCTGGGTGATGGGTCTGGCCATGGTGCTCGGTCTGTTGCCAGGCCCCCAGCTCAGGGCCAGCACGGTGGGAACACCGGCCGATCCCCTGCCGATCAGCAGCGACGCCCTGGCGCGCCAGTCGCCCTGGAACCGGCCGGAGACCTATCCGCTGTCCTTGCGACCGCCCCGGGATCGCTACAGCCCCAGCGCCGAGTGGCTGGGACGGTTGATCCTCCCCAGTGCCGCCGAGGCTGCCGCCACGCCTGGCGACTGGGTGTGGATCGAACTGGAGCAGGCACCGGCGGACCAGCAGACCCTGATCGGCAGCCGCCGGCGCCTGCGCTGGGCGGACAACCCGGACTTGCGGCGGATCGTCGAGGCCGTGACGGTGGACATCCGCTTCGGTGCGAACGCCCGCAAGCTGGAAGCTGCTTACAACGTGGTGCCCAGTCGTCTCAATGGCCGCAACCGGGTGGGGCCCCTGCAGTCGCTGGCCGGTGCCCGGCCGGTGGATGACGTGACGGTGGCCCTGGAGGGCGTGAGCCTGGACTCCACCGGCCTGCGGATCAGCCGTCCCCCCGTGCAGATCACGGGCCGCTGGCAGGCCTTGGTGCAGCTTCTGGAGGCACCGTCTGAAGCGGGCGGCCAGCCCGATGACGATCGGGTGCTGGTGCGTCATTTCAACCCGGCCAGCGGCCGCTTCGATGGAGCGGAGGAGCGCATCCGGCTTCCCCAGCTGCCGCCCGACCGCTTCGGTCGCCACGCCTTCAACCTCTCCGGCCTGGTCGACTCACCGCTCAACCAACAGGGCTGGCAGATCCAGGGGGCGCCGGCCGGCGATGGCGTGTTCACCGTGCAGGCCCTGCAGCCCCGCCAGATCACGGCGCTGACGCCCCAGCGCCAGCGGGACGGCACGGCCGCCAGCCTCAACCATCTGCGTGTGGCCAACTGGAGCCCCGCCGAGAGCCAGCCCGGCAGTCTGCATACCACCGCCCTGGTGCCCGATGGGGCTGTCCCCCCGGGCTGGCAGGTGGGGGAGCGGGCCCTGCTGATCCACCTGTTCGGGGGCATCGGCGGCACCCAGGCCGAGCCCAGCCCGCTCTGGACCACCACCGGCCATTTCGCCTTCGGCGAGGCCGAGGTGGTGCGCGACACCGTGAGCGGGGAGCCGCGGCTGGCGATCCGCTACCACCAGATCTACGCCAACAATCCCAACGGCATCGTGGCCGGCAGCCAGCACTGGAGCGCCTACGCCGGCAACCTCCAGCGCGGCTGGCTGGGGTCGCGCCCCTTCTCCGATGTGCTGGTGCCGATGGAGCCGCGGGTGCTCGATGCCCTGGCCCTCCAGGCCGAGATCCTGGCCGCCCGCTACCGCAGCGGCGACGGCGGCGGCGTGGCGATGGTCACCGCGGCCACCTCCTGCGTGCAGGATTCCAGCCAGGCCCTGTGGATCGCCATCCAGCAGCTGCGCCAGGGCCAGGCCTTCAGCGATCTTGAGGCGGGCGACCAGAAGCGGCTGGCCAGGCTGGCCACGGCCCTCGACCGCTGGCTCACCCCCTTCGGCCGTCCGCGCCCCGATTGGCGCCACAACGCCGCCCGCAGCCTGGATGGCGGAAGCGGCGGCTTTGAGAGCAGCCAGAAGCTGGGGGATGTGCTGCTGAGCTGGAATTCGATGCTGCCCCGCCGCGCCCACGACGCCATGGCGGCCGACATCCTGCGCGCCGGTCTGCCGATCTGGCTGATCCGCACCAACCAGATCCCCTCCGCTGCCCCCGAGCTGCTGCCGGTGGATCCCACCTCCCTGCTGGGCCACCTGCCCGTGCTGGGCACCCTGTTCAACCGGGTGCTGGCCAGCCTGTTGCCCCCCTTCCAGCCCGGCGATCTGGGCCGCAGCCTGCTCGTGCTGGCGGGCTATGGGGCCCTGGCGCTGGCCCTTGGTGTGGCCAGCGGCTTCCTCAGCCTGCCCTGGCAGTGGCCGCCCCTGGGCGAGGCCCTGCCGCGGCTGGCGAAGCTGCTGCTGATGCCGGCCCTGGTGGAGGAACTGCTGTTCCGGGTGCTGCTGATCCCCCACCCGATCGAGGGCTTCCCCTGGCAGCCCCTGCTGGGCTGGAACGCCCTCAGCCTCGGCCTGTTTGTGCTCTACCACCCCGTGGCGGCCCGGCTCTGGTATCCCCAGGGCCGGGCCCTGTTCGACGACCCGCGCTTCCTGCTCCAGGCCACCCTGCTGGGGGTGGCCTGCTCCCTGGCCTATGGGTTCACCGGTTCGCTCTGGCCGCCGGTGTTGATCCACTGGCTGGCCGTGGTGATCTGGCTGGAGCCGTTCCGGGGGCGCGAGCAGCTGGGCCTGGCCGCTCAGGCCGCGGGCTCGAACAGGGCGCGCCAGCGCCGCTCCTGA